One segment of Coffea arabica cultivar ET-39 chromosome 7c, Coffea Arabica ET-39 HiFi, whole genome shotgun sequence DNA contains the following:
- the LOC113698874 gene encoding WAT1-related protein At3g28050-like isoform X1, with protein sequence MRRKEKQKKKKNREGRIEDGSREGILLLQTSGTVGSHGEHGVHQRRTEHAVQGGHRQRDEPSCLYRLLLCSCCCLASPSFDFLLHQPVSHLHLHLPTLSSLLSNSRLDLPPLKFSILSKIFLLGLIGCTSQIMGYTGINYSSPTLASAISNLVPAFTFILAILFRMEKLAFRSSSSQAKVLGTVLSISGAFVVTLYNGPRIKLTNTIPIPQHLHTAQSNWELGGLFLTAEYILVPMWYIVQVFKCSIVLSKFTPSQAQIMKEYPAEITVVFFYNLFVSILAAFAGIFMEPDLSRWKIRPNMALASIICSGIFGSFLNNTIHTWALRLKGPVYVAMFKPLSIVIAVAMGVIILGDALYLGSILGATVIALGFYTVMWGKTKEEMEECDDILETSANHKLPLLQNYNA encoded by the exons ATGCGGAGAAAggagaagcaaaaaaaaaaaaaaaacagggaaGGGAGAATTGAAGATGGCAGCAGAGAGGGAATACTACTGTTACAAACAAGTGGTACCGTTGGTAGCCATGGTGAGCATGGAGTGCACCAACGTCGGACTGAACACGCTGTTCAAGGCGGCCACCGTCAAAGGGATGAGCCATCATGTCTTTATCGTTTACTCTTATGCTCTTGCTGCTGCCTTGCTTCTCCTTCCTTcgactttcttcttcatcaaccGGTCTCTCATCTCCATCTCCATCTCCCCACCTTGTCCTCACTCTT atcaaattcaagactggatctTCCTCCACTGAAATTCTCCATCCTCTCTAAGATTTTCCTGCTCGGACTGATTGG GTGCACATCGCAGATAATGGGATACACAGGCATAAATTATAGTTCTCCCACGCTTGCTTCCGCCATCAGCAACCTCGTTCCAGCTTTCACTTTCATACTTGCCATCCTTTTCAG GATGGAAAAGTTAGCATTTAGAAGTTCAAGCAGTCAAGCAAAGGTCTTGGGCACCGTATTATCCATTTCAGGTGCATTTGTGGTGACCCTATACAATGGTCCAAGGATCAAACTAACAAATACAATACCCATTCCCCAGCATCTCCATACAGCTCAATCCAACTGGGAGCTCGGTGGCTTGTTTCTCACAGCTGAATATATTTTGGTCCCCATGTGGTACATCGTTCAG GTTTTCAAGTGCAGTATTGTATTGTCCAAATTTACACCATCTCAGGCTCAAATTATGAAGGAATACCCGGCAGAGATAACAGTAGTCTTCTTCTACAACTTGTTTGTCAGCATTTTGGCTGCATTTGCGGGCATCTTCATGGAACCGGACCTGAGCAGATGGAAAATTAGGCCTAACATGGCATTGGCCTCCATAATCTGCTCG GGAATCTTTGGTTCTTTCTTGAACAACACAATTCACACTTGGGCCTTGCGGTTGAAGGGCCCCGTCTATGTTGCAATGTTCAAACCATTATCCATCGTAATTGCCGTTGCAATGGGAGTCATCATCCTCGGTGATGCTCTGTATTTAGGAAG CATTCTTGGAGCAACAGTAATAGCTCTCGGATTCTATACTGTAATgtggggaaaaacaaaagaagagatGGAAGAATGTGATGATATTCTGGAGACCTCTGCAAACCACAAGCTTCCGTTGTTACAAAATTACAACgcttaa
- the LOC113698874 gene encoding WAT1-related protein At3g28050-like isoform X4 yields MRRKEKQKKKKNREGRIEDGSREGILLLQTSGTVGSHGEHGVHQRRTEHAVQGGHRQRDEPSCLYRLLLCSCCCLASPSFDFLLHQPVSHLHLHLPTLSSLLSNSRLDLPPLKFSILSKIFLLGLIGMEKLAFRSSSSQAKVLGTVLSISGAFVVTLYNGPRIKLTNTIPIPQHLHTAQSNWELGGLFLTAEYILVPMWYIVQVFKCSIVLSKFTPSQAQIMKEYPAEITVVFFYNLFVSILAAFAGIFMEPDLSRWKIRPNMALASIICSGIFGSFLNNTIHTWALRLKGPVYVAMFKPLSIVIAVAMGVIILGDALYLGSILGATVIALGFYTVMWGKTKEEMEECDDILETSANHKLPLLQNYNA; encoded by the exons ATGCGGAGAAAggagaagcaaaaaaaaaaaaaaaacagggaaGGGAGAATTGAAGATGGCAGCAGAGAGGGAATACTACTGTTACAAACAAGTGGTACCGTTGGTAGCCATGGTGAGCATGGAGTGCACCAACGTCGGACTGAACACGCTGTTCAAGGCGGCCACCGTCAAAGGGATGAGCCATCATGTCTTTATCGTTTACTCTTATGCTCTTGCTGCTGCCTTGCTTCTCCTTCCTTcgactttcttcttcatcaaccGGTCTCTCATCTCCATCTCCATCTCCCCACCTTGTCCTCACTCTT atcaaattcaagactggatctTCCTCCACTGAAATTCTCCATCCTCTCTAAGATTTTCCTGCTCGGACTGATTGG GATGGAAAAGTTAGCATTTAGAAGTTCAAGCAGTCAAGCAAAGGTCTTGGGCACCGTATTATCCATTTCAGGTGCATTTGTGGTGACCCTATACAATGGTCCAAGGATCAAACTAACAAATACAATACCCATTCCCCAGCATCTCCATACAGCTCAATCCAACTGGGAGCTCGGTGGCTTGTTTCTCACAGCTGAATATATTTTGGTCCCCATGTGGTACATCGTTCAG GTTTTCAAGTGCAGTATTGTATTGTCCAAATTTACACCATCTCAGGCTCAAATTATGAAGGAATACCCGGCAGAGATAACAGTAGTCTTCTTCTACAACTTGTTTGTCAGCATTTTGGCTGCATTTGCGGGCATCTTCATGGAACCGGACCTGAGCAGATGGAAAATTAGGCCTAACATGGCATTGGCCTCCATAATCTGCTCG GGAATCTTTGGTTCTTTCTTGAACAACACAATTCACACTTGGGCCTTGCGGTTGAAGGGCCCCGTCTATGTTGCAATGTTCAAACCATTATCCATCGTAATTGCCGTTGCAATGGGAGTCATCATCCTCGGTGATGCTCTGTATTTAGGAAG CATTCTTGGAGCAACAGTAATAGCTCTCGGATTCTATACTGTAATgtggggaaaaacaaaagaagagatGGAAGAATGTGATGATATTCTGGAGACCTCTGCAAACCACAAGCTTCCGTTGTTACAAAATTACAACgcttaa
- the LOC113698874 gene encoding WAT1-related protein At3g28050-like isoform X7, translating to MAAEREYYCYKQVVPLVAMVSMECTNVGLNTLFKAATVKGMSHHVFIVYSYALAAALLLLPSTFFFINRSNSRLDLPPLKFSILSKIFLLGLIGMEKLAFRSSSSQAKVLGTVLSISGAFVVTLYNGPRIKLTNTIPIPQHLHTAQSNWELGGLFLTAEYILVPMWYIVQAQIMKEYPAEITVVFFYNLFVSILAAFAGIFMEPDLSRWKIRPNMALASIICSGIFGSFLNNTIHTWALRLKGPVYVAMFKPLSIVIAVAMGVIILGDALYLGSILGATVIALGFYTVMWGKTKEEMEECDDILETSANHKLPLLQNYNA from the exons ATGGCAGCAGAGAGGGAATACTACTGTTACAAACAAGTGGTACCGTTGGTAGCCATGGTGAGCATGGAGTGCACCAACGTCGGACTGAACACGCTGTTCAAGGCGGCCACCGTCAAAGGGATGAGCCATCATGTCTTTATCGTTTACTCTTATGCTCTTGCTGCTGCCTTGCTTCTCCTTCCTTcgactttcttcttcatcaaccG atcaaattcaagactggatctTCCTCCACTGAAATTCTCCATCCTCTCTAAGATTTTCCTGCTCGGACTGATTGG GATGGAAAAGTTAGCATTTAGAAGTTCAAGCAGTCAAGCAAAGGTCTTGGGCACCGTATTATCCATTTCAGGTGCATTTGTGGTGACCCTATACAATGGTCCAAGGATCAAACTAACAAATACAATACCCATTCCCCAGCATCTCCATACAGCTCAATCCAACTGGGAGCTCGGTGGCTTGTTTCTCACAGCTGAATATATTTTGGTCCCCATGTGGTACATCGTTCAG GCTCAAATTATGAAGGAATACCCGGCAGAGATAACAGTAGTCTTCTTCTACAACTTGTTTGTCAGCATTTTGGCTGCATTTGCGGGCATCTTCATGGAACCGGACCTGAGCAGATGGAAAATTAGGCCTAACATGGCATTGGCCTCCATAATCTGCTCG GGAATCTTTGGTTCTTTCTTGAACAACACAATTCACACTTGGGCCTTGCGGTTGAAGGGCCCCGTCTATGTTGCAATGTTCAAACCATTATCCATCGTAATTGCCGTTGCAATGGGAGTCATCATCCTCGGTGATGCTCTGTATTTAGGAAG CATTCTTGGAGCAACAGTAATAGCTCTCGGATTCTATACTGTAATgtggggaaaaacaaaagaagagatGGAAGAATGTGATGATATTCTGGAGACCTCTGCAAACCACAAGCTTCCGTTGTTACAAAATTACAACgcttaa
- the LOC113698874 gene encoding WAT1-related protein At3g28050-like isoform X3 yields MAAEREYYCYKQVVPLVAMVSMECTNVGLNTLFKAATVKGMSHHVFIVYSYALAAALLLLPSTFFFINRSNSRLDLPPLKFSILSKIFLLGLIGCTSQIMGYTGINYSSPTLASAISNLVPAFTFILAILFRMEKLAFRSSSSQAKVLGTVLSISGAFVVTLYNGPRIKLTNTIPIPQHLHTAQSNWELGGLFLTAEYILVPMWYIVQVFKCSIVLSKFTPSQAQIMKEYPAEITVVFFYNLFVSILAAFAGIFMEPDLSRWKIRPNMALASIICSGIFGSFLNNTIHTWALRLKGPVYVAMFKPLSIVIAVAMGVIILGDALYLGSILGATVIALGFYTVMWGKTKEEMEECDDILETSANHKLPLLQNYNA; encoded by the exons ATGGCAGCAGAGAGGGAATACTACTGTTACAAACAAGTGGTACCGTTGGTAGCCATGGTGAGCATGGAGTGCACCAACGTCGGACTGAACACGCTGTTCAAGGCGGCCACCGTCAAAGGGATGAGCCATCATGTCTTTATCGTTTACTCTTATGCTCTTGCTGCTGCCTTGCTTCTCCTTCCTTcgactttcttcttcatcaaccG atcaaattcaagactggatctTCCTCCACTGAAATTCTCCATCCTCTCTAAGATTTTCCTGCTCGGACTGATTGG GTGCACATCGCAGATAATGGGATACACAGGCATAAATTATAGTTCTCCCACGCTTGCTTCCGCCATCAGCAACCTCGTTCCAGCTTTCACTTTCATACTTGCCATCCTTTTCAG GATGGAAAAGTTAGCATTTAGAAGTTCAAGCAGTCAAGCAAAGGTCTTGGGCACCGTATTATCCATTTCAGGTGCATTTGTGGTGACCCTATACAATGGTCCAAGGATCAAACTAACAAATACAATACCCATTCCCCAGCATCTCCATACAGCTCAATCCAACTGGGAGCTCGGTGGCTTGTTTCTCACAGCTGAATATATTTTGGTCCCCATGTGGTACATCGTTCAG GTTTTCAAGTGCAGTATTGTATTGTCCAAATTTACACCATCTCAGGCTCAAATTATGAAGGAATACCCGGCAGAGATAACAGTAGTCTTCTTCTACAACTTGTTTGTCAGCATTTTGGCTGCATTTGCGGGCATCTTCATGGAACCGGACCTGAGCAGATGGAAAATTAGGCCTAACATGGCATTGGCCTCCATAATCTGCTCG GGAATCTTTGGTTCTTTCTTGAACAACACAATTCACACTTGGGCCTTGCGGTTGAAGGGCCCCGTCTATGTTGCAATGTTCAAACCATTATCCATCGTAATTGCCGTTGCAATGGGAGTCATCATCCTCGGTGATGCTCTGTATTTAGGAAG CATTCTTGGAGCAACAGTAATAGCTCTCGGATTCTATACTGTAATgtggggaaaaacaaaagaagagatGGAAGAATGTGATGATATTCTGGAGACCTCTGCAAACCACAAGCTTCCGTTGTTACAAAATTACAACgcttaa
- the LOC113698874 gene encoding WAT1-related protein At3g28050-like isoform X6, translating to MAAEREYYCYKQVVPLVAMVSMECTNVGLNTLFKAATVKGMSHHVFIVYSYALAAALLLLPSTFFFINRSNSRLDLPPLKFSILSKIFLLGLIGMEKLAFRSSSSQAKVLGTVLSISGAFVVTLYNGPRIKLTNTIPIPQHLHTAQSNWELGGLFLTAEYILVPMWYIVQVFKCSIVLSKFTPSQAQIMKEYPAEITVVFFYNLFVSILAAFAGIFMEPDLSRWKIRPNMALASIICSGIFGSFLNNTIHTWALRLKGPVYVAMFKPLSIVIAVAMGVIILGDALYLGSILGATVIALGFYTVMWGKTKEEMEECDDILETSANHKLPLLQNYNA from the exons ATGGCAGCAGAGAGGGAATACTACTGTTACAAACAAGTGGTACCGTTGGTAGCCATGGTGAGCATGGAGTGCACCAACGTCGGACTGAACACGCTGTTCAAGGCGGCCACCGTCAAAGGGATGAGCCATCATGTCTTTATCGTTTACTCTTATGCTCTTGCTGCTGCCTTGCTTCTCCTTCCTTcgactttcttcttcatcaaccG atcaaattcaagactggatctTCCTCCACTGAAATTCTCCATCCTCTCTAAGATTTTCCTGCTCGGACTGATTGG GATGGAAAAGTTAGCATTTAGAAGTTCAAGCAGTCAAGCAAAGGTCTTGGGCACCGTATTATCCATTTCAGGTGCATTTGTGGTGACCCTATACAATGGTCCAAGGATCAAACTAACAAATACAATACCCATTCCCCAGCATCTCCATACAGCTCAATCCAACTGGGAGCTCGGTGGCTTGTTTCTCACAGCTGAATATATTTTGGTCCCCATGTGGTACATCGTTCAG GTTTTCAAGTGCAGTATTGTATTGTCCAAATTTACACCATCTCAGGCTCAAATTATGAAGGAATACCCGGCAGAGATAACAGTAGTCTTCTTCTACAACTTGTTTGTCAGCATTTTGGCTGCATTTGCGGGCATCTTCATGGAACCGGACCTGAGCAGATGGAAAATTAGGCCTAACATGGCATTGGCCTCCATAATCTGCTCG GGAATCTTTGGTTCTTTCTTGAACAACACAATTCACACTTGGGCCTTGCGGTTGAAGGGCCCCGTCTATGTTGCAATGTTCAAACCATTATCCATCGTAATTGCCGTTGCAATGGGAGTCATCATCCTCGGTGATGCTCTGTATTTAGGAAG CATTCTTGGAGCAACAGTAATAGCTCTCGGATTCTATACTGTAATgtggggaaaaacaaaagaagagatGGAAGAATGTGATGATATTCTGGAGACCTCTGCAAACCACAAGCTTCCGTTGTTACAAAATTACAACgcttaa
- the LOC113698874 gene encoding WAT1-related protein At3g28050-like isoform X2, producing the protein MRRKEKQKKKKNREGRIEDGSREGILLLQTSGTVGSHGEHGVHQRRTEHAVQGGHRQRDEPSCLYRLLLCSCCCLASPSFDFLLHQPVSHLHLHLPTLSSLLSNSRLDLPPLKFSILSKIFLLGLIGCTSQIMGYTGINYSSPTLASAISNLVPAFTFILAILFRMEKLAFRSSSSQAKVLGTVLSISGAFVVTLYNGPRIKLTNTIPIPQHLHTAQSNWELGGLFLTAEYILVPMWYIVQAQIMKEYPAEITVVFFYNLFVSILAAFAGIFMEPDLSRWKIRPNMALASIICSGIFGSFLNNTIHTWALRLKGPVYVAMFKPLSIVIAVAMGVIILGDALYLGSILGATVIALGFYTVMWGKTKEEMEECDDILETSANHKLPLLQNYNA; encoded by the exons ATGCGGAGAAAggagaagcaaaaaaaaaaaaaaaacagggaaGGGAGAATTGAAGATGGCAGCAGAGAGGGAATACTACTGTTACAAACAAGTGGTACCGTTGGTAGCCATGGTGAGCATGGAGTGCACCAACGTCGGACTGAACACGCTGTTCAAGGCGGCCACCGTCAAAGGGATGAGCCATCATGTCTTTATCGTTTACTCTTATGCTCTTGCTGCTGCCTTGCTTCTCCTTCCTTcgactttcttcttcatcaaccGGTCTCTCATCTCCATCTCCATCTCCCCACCTTGTCCTCACTCTT atcaaattcaagactggatctTCCTCCACTGAAATTCTCCATCCTCTCTAAGATTTTCCTGCTCGGACTGATTGG GTGCACATCGCAGATAATGGGATACACAGGCATAAATTATAGTTCTCCCACGCTTGCTTCCGCCATCAGCAACCTCGTTCCAGCTTTCACTTTCATACTTGCCATCCTTTTCAG GATGGAAAAGTTAGCATTTAGAAGTTCAAGCAGTCAAGCAAAGGTCTTGGGCACCGTATTATCCATTTCAGGTGCATTTGTGGTGACCCTATACAATGGTCCAAGGATCAAACTAACAAATACAATACCCATTCCCCAGCATCTCCATACAGCTCAATCCAACTGGGAGCTCGGTGGCTTGTTTCTCACAGCTGAATATATTTTGGTCCCCATGTGGTACATCGTTCAG GCTCAAATTATGAAGGAATACCCGGCAGAGATAACAGTAGTCTTCTTCTACAACTTGTTTGTCAGCATTTTGGCTGCATTTGCGGGCATCTTCATGGAACCGGACCTGAGCAGATGGAAAATTAGGCCTAACATGGCATTGGCCTCCATAATCTGCTCG GGAATCTTTGGTTCTTTCTTGAACAACACAATTCACACTTGGGCCTTGCGGTTGAAGGGCCCCGTCTATGTTGCAATGTTCAAACCATTATCCATCGTAATTGCCGTTGCAATGGGAGTCATCATCCTCGGTGATGCTCTGTATTTAGGAAG CATTCTTGGAGCAACAGTAATAGCTCTCGGATTCTATACTGTAATgtggggaaaaacaaaagaagagatGGAAGAATGTGATGATATTCTGGAGACCTCTGCAAACCACAAGCTTCCGTTGTTACAAAATTACAACgcttaa
- the LOC113698874 gene encoding WAT1-related protein At3g28050-like isoform X5, whose protein sequence is MAAEREYYCYKQVVPLVAMVSMECTNVGLNTLFKAATVKGMSHHVFIVYSYALAAALLLLPSTFFFINRSNSRLDLPPLKFSILSKIFLLGLIGCTSQIMGYTGINYSSPTLASAISNLVPAFTFILAILFRMEKLAFRSSSSQAKVLGTVLSISGAFVVTLYNGPRIKLTNTIPIPQHLHTAQSNWELGGLFLTAEYILVPMWYIVQAQIMKEYPAEITVVFFYNLFVSILAAFAGIFMEPDLSRWKIRPNMALASIICSGIFGSFLNNTIHTWALRLKGPVYVAMFKPLSIVIAVAMGVIILGDALYLGSILGATVIALGFYTVMWGKTKEEMEECDDILETSANHKLPLLQNYNA, encoded by the exons ATGGCAGCAGAGAGGGAATACTACTGTTACAAACAAGTGGTACCGTTGGTAGCCATGGTGAGCATGGAGTGCACCAACGTCGGACTGAACACGCTGTTCAAGGCGGCCACCGTCAAAGGGATGAGCCATCATGTCTTTATCGTTTACTCTTATGCTCTTGCTGCTGCCTTGCTTCTCCTTCCTTcgactttcttcttcatcaaccG atcaaattcaagactggatctTCCTCCACTGAAATTCTCCATCCTCTCTAAGATTTTCCTGCTCGGACTGATTGG GTGCACATCGCAGATAATGGGATACACAGGCATAAATTATAGTTCTCCCACGCTTGCTTCCGCCATCAGCAACCTCGTTCCAGCTTTCACTTTCATACTTGCCATCCTTTTCAG GATGGAAAAGTTAGCATTTAGAAGTTCAAGCAGTCAAGCAAAGGTCTTGGGCACCGTATTATCCATTTCAGGTGCATTTGTGGTGACCCTATACAATGGTCCAAGGATCAAACTAACAAATACAATACCCATTCCCCAGCATCTCCATACAGCTCAATCCAACTGGGAGCTCGGTGGCTTGTTTCTCACAGCTGAATATATTTTGGTCCCCATGTGGTACATCGTTCAG GCTCAAATTATGAAGGAATACCCGGCAGAGATAACAGTAGTCTTCTTCTACAACTTGTTTGTCAGCATTTTGGCTGCATTTGCGGGCATCTTCATGGAACCGGACCTGAGCAGATGGAAAATTAGGCCTAACATGGCATTGGCCTCCATAATCTGCTCG GGAATCTTTGGTTCTTTCTTGAACAACACAATTCACACTTGGGCCTTGCGGTTGAAGGGCCCCGTCTATGTTGCAATGTTCAAACCATTATCCATCGTAATTGCCGTTGCAATGGGAGTCATCATCCTCGGTGATGCTCTGTATTTAGGAAG CATTCTTGGAGCAACAGTAATAGCTCTCGGATTCTATACTGTAATgtggggaaaaacaaaagaagagatGGAAGAATGTGATGATATTCTGGAGACCTCTGCAAACCACAAGCTTCCGTTGTTACAAAATTACAACgcttaa